caattaaatgttttcctttaagagttgacttggtcatggtgtctgttcacagcagtacaaccctaactgagacaaagGTATCAGGACTGTTATAAAAGATGCCCTACAGAGATGTGGTTACAGAGATGGTGATATCTACAGGGAACTGGCCTTTCTCAGGCTTTGTCTCTGCCTTGACCTTGATTGTCCAATCTCTAGAACCTTGAGCAGTAAGTATCTGTTGTTTCTAAGCTGTGTTGTGCAGGATGGATCAGTAGTATGTCTGTGACTGCCCAGAGCAGGCATGAGAGGACCAAGGCACACTGGGGAAACTCGACAAGTAAGAGACATGTTCTTAGAACCCTGAGCATATAACTGGGGATGTGCCAGCCCTGGGCCAGGGAGGATGAATTTTCTCCTCTGGGGTTATATGTCTATCTGTGGGATGTAGAAGAGTAGCTGCAAACACCCCAGGAATGAGGCACTCAtgcacacccactcacacacacacacagtctcatcCACCATAACAGAATCTCACacctatatgcacacatacaacttCACATATGTACACCACACCCAGATGTAATCTCACAGCCATGAATCGTATGTACGCACTTTCCTATACCACCATCCTTACCTGATGTTAGACATACGTTGGGCCTCACTCTTGTCCAGGAAACTTGCCACAtcaaaagcatcttcaaaaagGATCTGAAAGAGAGGATATCACCTGTGTCAGAGCTAACAGTGCAGTCTGCTGCATGTCAGGGTTACTGGGACAagagcagcaggcaggctctcTCTTGGCCTGTCAAATCTAGCATCTAACTCAGGGTCTCTGCTCAGTGATCGTCCCAGGGAGTTACTGCAGGCAGGCTCTCTCTTGGCATCCTGTACATCCAAAGGGCACACATGTCAAATCTAGCATCTAACTCAGGGTCTCTGCTCAGTGATCGTCCCAGGGAGTTACtgcaaggaagagaaggagctgggGACTGCTACCCACCCCCCCCCGACCCTCAGTCTACATCCAGGAAAGGGCAATCCAAACCTTTCCAGGTGGAGATATATCCAAGTCTACAACCCACAACCCCATCTCATCCCTAGGAGCTGAGTCAGAGTGAGGCTGAGGAGGACCGGCTTCCGATGCCTGTTCATTCACTGGCAGGGTCAGCAAAGAACTTCTTTCAAATTCTCTTTTATAAAACAAGTCACAACAACCACAGTCAAATGTCTGTCCATTCCAAAACTCTCTAATATCTTTGACTTGGGcttcaggggttggagagatggtacagcagttgagagcacataGGGTTATTGGAaaagactcaagttcagttccttgAACCTACATTAGGCAGTTCATAACTGCCTTTaatccagttctaggggatctggtgTTCTTTGTCCTCTGaatgcacctgcactcatgtgtgtgcgcgcacacacacacacacacacacacacacacacaattttatagttaagaataaaatagtaaaatctttttaaagggtATTAAaaattctccctccttccttctcccctcctttttaATGTGAAGACATGGCAATGCCAGGCCACTCATTCTCCTCACATATACAAAGCCAGGAATCACCtgctgaagggcattgagaaagtCCAGGCAAAGGGCCATCCCATGGGGTCTGCTCACCTCTTCTGGGGTGGATTCTAGTGAGCAGCTGGCTCCTTGGCTGTCCACCCCGCTGTCCTTCATGCTGCCCTCCGCACCGGCCAGCTCTAGACAGGCCTCGGTGAGGTCTGAGAAGGTGCTGTGCTGTTGCTCCCACACCTGCAGGAGCTTGGCCTTTTTCTCCTCAGAGAGAGTTTGCCACAGGTGGGAGATGGCCGCCGAGACAATAGGGAGTGTCACTTCCTGTGCAGAGATGATGCTGTTCATGGTTAGGAGGTCCATCGTCTGCTTGTAAAAGTTGAGGTACCTGCGACAGACATGGTTTGTCCCTCAGACATGTAGCCAGATCCCTATGGCCAGGCCACAGCTCACTGTCACGACCACCATTCCTTGGTTTATCAACAACATagttttgtctctgccttcccctgGCCCCACAAATGCAGCAGTCGTCTTGAGGGCCACGGAGGACGTGGATTTATgcctctctcatttcttttgctCCCAAAGCTCCCTGCCTTGTACAAGGCATGGCTGCTTTAGCTCTCCCGGCTACGGGCATATTCTGAGACTATAAAGTAGCAGGCCTGCTTTAATTTCGGGCTTGAAAGACTTAGCCACGTACGGAGTGAACCTCCTTGTCCCTAGTCCATGCCTCTGGAAGCCAACATGGCTGCTGGAGGGTCTTAAGTCTGTGGAGGAGGCGTTAGAAGTTTGAGCAAGCCAGGTACCATCTTTATATAAGAGCAGACATGGCCTGGCTCTCAACCTCCAAAGTAGatttgtgaggtgtgtgtgtgtgtgtgtgtgtgtgtgtgtgtgtgtgtgtgtagtatggtAGAAGGAGGGGTGAGTACTAAAAATTACTGTCAGCAGCACTCTTTCCCCGGGGACCCCCAAACAATCACCCATTCTAAATAATAACTGTATTTGCTATACAAATGTAACTTTAACGTTGTTTGCCCAGTCTCTTAGTTGGTCTCCAGTGGAGTTCCCACATGGAAATCCTGTAGTTTGGTGATTTGGAACCTGGTTTGAATCATGCATGCTTGGAGGCTGCCACTCAGGACAGCTGGAGTGTGGGTCCCCTTGCCCATAGAATCCCCCTGCATGCATAAAGCACCCCACCCGGTTGTTCATACCGTTCAAATTCCATGAGGTCTGGCAAAAgagtgggggaggaaagggagagatccactgttttcttctcttcctcttcttcctcctcttcctggtactcttcttcctctctctctttaccattttcttcttctgcttccacttctatttcttctccttctccttcctcttcttcttcagcaTCCAGCCCAACAGCCTCAGCAGGGAACCATGCAGGGGGGCTGTTCTGAGGAAAACTGTTTAGGAATACACTGGGGGAGAATACAGAATCAAAAGAGTGCTTGGCAAATCTCACCAGCGAGTGCACACACTAAAATTCATAATACAATTTCACTAGCTAAATAATCCAAATGTACAGATAATAACCAAGTAGCCCTTACAAATACAAGATGGCTGGTACATGATTTGAAAGTCAGTCAGTTTGCCATATCCACAGGCTATAGAAGAAAAGGCATGTGTTTATCTCCTTTGATTCCTCTGTGAACAAGGAAGTGATAAAGTCTGTGTGGAGGGAGACTGGAGGCAGTTTCTccttgacacattttttttttaacatcttcaCATAATGTAACTTGATTTTTAACACAATTTTCCACTAGGCTATAATATAGTtactatttaatatattttaaatttaattaatattaaatattaatgtatatattttatatatttaataattatttcacacatacataatacatatttgtAATACTTATTTGTTGTTTAGAAGTTtggaaaacagggctggagagacgggtCTGTgtgtaagagcactggctgctcttctaagaggacctcagttcaattctcagtacctacACAGCTGTTCATATCCATCTATAAACTCCAGTCCTGGAGATCCAGCATCCAGTCTCCAAGTACACTAcaggcacatgcaggcaaaacacccatccatataaaataaaaataaataatttaaagtatttaatttaagaaataaaataaaattctggaaACCGGAGGAAAAAtgtacagagaagaaaatgaaagttctAAGTGTCCACACCAAAAAAGCCCTGGACAACACCATAACATCATAGAGTTTGGTAGGCTATAACAGCAAATCGACTGTAGCCCtctctggggtgggggagacatGGCTTGCACCTGGACCTATATCATGCCATCGGAGATGACCACGCCATGGAGCAATGGGGACAGCAAGGGCCTGATGGTTGTCCCTCAAGTACAAAGTGTAGTCTGGAGCCTGCAGGTTCTGTGCATGAGAAGGGGGCAATGTGCCATCTTTTGACAGCAGTGCAGAACAGAGAACCTACACACGGTGCATGCAAAGCACAGGCAGTGACTTGACTTCACTTACGGCTCACATGTGAACTTCCCCTTCTCGTTCTCCCAAAGGTCTCGTGCGTGAGGGCTTTGGGTCTGTTGGTGATACTATTTTGGGAGATCCTGGACACATAAGATTATAAGTCCTAGctagaggaagtaggtcactggggtgGGGCTTTGGGAGTATCTTGTCCCTGACCCCTTCTTATCCTTCTCTTTGCTCCCTGTCTTCTGTGAGCTGAATGGCCCGCCTCGTCCACATTTCTGCTGCCATGATATCTCTGTTCCAGCTCATGGGCCAAAGCGACATGAACCCAACTCTCTGACTATGAGCAAAACCAGTGCTTCCTCTTCGTGTGGTCATCTCAGGTGTCTGggtcacagtggtgaggaaagtGGCTAACCGTGGAGCAAACGTAGAAGGGCATTTCCCACAGCAGTTTCTCTGTTCAAGTTTTGACTATGATGTCAGCAGAGCCTTCCACATCTgttacacctatacacacacacacacacacacacacacacacacacacacacacacatatgtatacatgcataacacacacacatgccatgataTATGGGTAAATTCCAGGATCTCCTTTCTCTTAAGTAgtgtgaaaatgaaaaattatcagATGGGTGTATATCCATCAGAGTTAACATGAATTTTCAGAGGGGTGAGATGATACACAATTTCATGCTTTTCTGAATTCTGTAATAAGCATGAATCATTCGGGAAGACTATCCAAGCCATATTATGAGGATGAAGGAAGGATAAAGCTGTAAGGAACGAGACAGCTGTAAGTGGGTGAGAGCAATCCTGAAGGCCTTGCTCACTGGAGGCTGCTGTCACGTAGCATTGAAGGCTCCCAGCTCCAATACCTGCCAGGTCTCACCTGTCGTTGTCAGAGTACATTCTGGCATATTCTTCCTTGACCTCCTGTAAGGTGTTGGGATTCCCATCTTGCAGGTTGAAGAATCCTATCAGGGACATGAAGGCAAGAGTCATAAAGAGAAAAAACACCAGACCTTTGGGTCTCTCTTGTCTGTCTAGTTCAGGGACCCCAGGAGGACGGGGGAGGCACAGAAAACCTAGACCCTCCCAGCTTTAGAACTCACAGAGCCATTCCCCACTTCTCCAAGGCATTAGGGGAGAGTCAGGTCAAGTACTAGTCTACTTCCTCTCTGGTCCCTAAAGCTGGGGTCAGATGCCTTCGGCCTTGTCCCATGAGGGAGCCCATTAAACCCACACAGCCTGGGGACCCTTGCCCATGCTGCCAGGGTGCAAATTCCCTGGGATGGGGACCAGTTATGGCCCAAGCACAGTGCCTGACACATCGTAGGTTCTTAACACATATCTCTGCCTTCAATGGAAAACCTGAGGCAGCCTTCTCTAGGGAGGGGAGTCTCTTACCTTTGAGCTTCAGCAAATTATCCAAGCTTTGTTCCATTTCCTGAATATGAACCTTCGTCTTATTCAGTACCTGCCACtgaggacacagacagacattattGAAAAGATAGCCTTTCACTGCTGAACCGATTTTCTTTATGGGCCCAAGAAACCCCTTGTCTCTCTGAGGTCATACTCCCCCTTTCCCCCGGCAAGTCCCATCCTTGGCCTTGTCTGTGGAATGGATAGGAAGTTTGTCCCAGTGCACAGAAGGTGTGGAGACATGTTGGCATTCTATAAATGGATGCTCACTGAAATACCAAAGTGTTTGGGAATAAGATGTGTTGAGAAAACGACCACAGATGCTGTAGGGTCACTGACGTCTGAGTAGGCTGCTTGCAGGTGGGACCCTGTGACAAGGGGACTCAGCAGACTGAATGTCAGCCTCAGCCTTGCATAAAGGCCCACTAGACTTCTGCTCAAGTTGTGACCATGTGCAACTCAGTatctttttctcaaaatatttatttgctgAATTCATATACTCTGTGTAGCTGGGTATGATGgcatatgtctataatcccagaactcagtaggtaaaggcagaaggatctcgAGAATTCAGTGTCAGTTGCatattgagttcaaggtcaacctaggatacatgagaccctgtttaaaacaaaaaaaaaagaagaaaataattaaaatgttttatgtgaTCTAAACATATCTAAAAATAGCAAATGTTCCAAGGATTtgaattcagatttttttccccttccttcccaccCTTTATCCTATATTCCTCACTGTCCTTGATTCAGAATGCAAGGGCTAGGAACCTTGGCTTTTCTTAGGACGGCAAGATGATGCTCTGGTTACTCTGTTCTAAATGTTTATGTTCTTCGTGTTACACACAGTGAACCTAACCCTCACTCGAAGATATTCAAAGGTGGGGTCTTTGGAGAGGCAATTGTCACGAGAGCCTCTGCATGTGTGGGACTAATACCCTAAGAAAAGAGGCCCAAGGAAGCTTGTTCGCTCTTCCACATGAGGACATGGCTAGATTGCAACTCTATATGAAACAGACATGCTAGCCCCCACCAGACACTAAATCTGCTGGTACCTTGAACTTAAGACAGTCTAGCCTCCAGAGCTGTGAGTAGTAATGCATTTCTGTGGCTTATGAATTTCCCAGGACAGGGTGTTTTGTGCTAGCAGGTGTATCAGTCTGTGATGCTGGCATTGGGGTTCAGAGCCAGTGCCCCGCCTTGACTCAGCAGGACCTCTCAGCTCTTTCCCtgcactctcttcctctctttctttgagaccaggtctctctctcatgtagcccagggtaaACTCGAACATATTGTGTATCCAGGGATGACCCTGAGCCTCTGGTTCTTCCAAAGTGCTGACagtacaggtgtgcaccaccattccaGGTTTTACAGAGCTGGAGGTGGATCCCAGGGCTTCGTGCCTGCTAGGTAGGCACTCTACCACCTAAGGTACACCCTTCCCCCATGACTCCTTATATTCCCACTGCATCACAGAAGCCATgacattaatgttcatttttttcctagaatatttttcatgtaatttcatttctattttttaaccATTTACTGTTTGATGGGGGTATAACACAGTGACCCTGTAGAGGCCATAGGACAACTGTCAGGGGTTGATTctaccatgtggcttctggggattaaacttagGCCATCAGGCTTGATGACCAGCACCTTTGCCTGCTGGGCTTTTTCTCctgccctttatttatttatttatttatttatttatttacttatttattttggggtAGGGTAACCATATTAAAATAGAGCCTTTGGGTTGGTCCCCAGTTCAATATAATTGATGTCTTTATGAGAAGGAGAAATGTGGACAGACACAGAACAGTGAGACCCAGGAAGAAGATGATGTGAAGGCAGG
The DNA window shown above is from Arvicanthis niloticus isolate mArvNil1 chromosome 15, mArvNil1.pat.X, whole genome shotgun sequence and carries:
- the Stra8 gene encoding stimulated by retinoic acid gene 8 protein homolog isoform X2, coding for MATPGEGNQPNDDGAPQPVAQLQQLEPRVARRRLSQARHRATLVGLFNNLRKTVYSQSDLTASKWQVLNKTKVHIQEMEQSLDNLLKLKGFFNLQDGNPNTLQEVKEEYARMYSDNDSFPQNSPPAWYLNFYKQTMDLLTMNSIISAQEVTLPIVSAAISHLWQTLSEEKKAKLLQVWEQQHSTFSDLTEACLELAGAEGSMKDSGVDSQGASCSLESTPEEILFEDAFDVASFLDKSEAQRMSNISAVFASCNSDNPEEKFQLYIQIIEFFKGLDCVNTPLTQEPDPPVDDDMMLLKCLETFDDEDL
- the Stra8 gene encoding stimulated by retinoic acid gene 8 protein homolog isoform X1 yields the protein MATPGEGNQPNDDGAPQPVAQLQQLEPRVARRRLSQARHRATLVGLFNNLRKTVYSQSDLTASKWQVLNKTKVHIQEMEQSLDNLLKLKGFFNLQDGNPNTLQEVKEEYARMYSDNDSVFLNSFPQNSPPAWFPAEAVGLDAEEEEEGEGEEIEVEAEEENGKEREEEEYQEEEEEEEEKKTVDLSLSSPTLLPDLMEFERYLNFYKQTMDLLTMNSIISAQEVTLPIVSAAISHLWQTLSEEKKAKLLQVWEQQHSTFSDLTEACLELAGAEGSMKDSGVDSQGASCSLESTPEEILFEDAFDVASFLDKSEAQRMSNISAVFASCNSDNPEEKFQLYIQIIEFFKGLDCVNTPLTQEPDPPVDDDMMLLKCLETFDDEDL